A section of the Stenotrophomonas acidaminiphila genome encodes:
- a CDS encoding MATE family efflux transporter, with protein MSTTATPRFRQEVRATGLLALPLVLGHVSTGLIAFVDNTIAGHHGTDTFAAVSIGTALLWLPMLVPIGTLISLTASVSQLHGAGRERDIGPLFRQALWLGVGLSALMFAFLSVVPAFLPAFGIAPEIVPGATGFLHAIRWGVPALTLYFCMRYLSEGMHWTLPTMLLGFGGLLVLGPLGYALCNGRFGFPEMGAEGLGIASSVTMWLQALCFAGYLWKTRRFAHLRLFGHFEPPRWRAIWDLLRTGLPIGITVLMEGGLFIITALLIGRIGAVEASAHQIAINVAQLCFMIPMGVAEATTVRVGHAVGSNDPLGVRRATWAGYAIVLVTQLLSITVLLLGHDAVVRLYTDDLAVAALASTLLLYAAAFQFPDGIQVLSAGALRGLKDTRVPMFIAMFAYWGLGMPLGAGLGLGLGWGPQGMWIGLIMGLTAAAVLMGWRLRISSQRLFLQPAP; from the coding sequence ATGTCCACCACCGCCACGCCGCGCTTCCGCCAGGAAGTGCGCGCCACCGGGTTGCTCGCCCTGCCGCTGGTCCTGGGCCATGTTTCGACCGGCCTGATCGCCTTCGTCGACAACACCATCGCCGGCCACCACGGTACCGATACCTTCGCCGCGGTCAGCATCGGCACCGCATTGCTGTGGCTGCCGATGCTGGTGCCGATCGGCACCCTGATCTCGCTGACCGCCTCGGTGTCGCAGCTGCACGGCGCTGGCCGCGAGCGCGACATCGGCCCGCTGTTCCGCCAGGCGCTGTGGCTGGGCGTGGGCCTGAGCGCGCTGATGTTCGCTTTCCTCAGCGTGGTGCCGGCGTTCCTGCCCGCGTTCGGCATCGCCCCGGAGATCGTTCCCGGCGCCACCGGCTTCCTGCACGCGATCCGCTGGGGCGTGCCGGCGCTGACGCTCTATTTCTGCATGCGTTACCTGAGCGAGGGCATGCACTGGACGCTGCCGACCATGCTGCTCGGGTTCGGCGGGCTGCTGGTGCTGGGGCCGCTGGGCTATGCGCTGTGCAATGGCCGCTTCGGCTTTCCCGAAATGGGTGCCGAAGGCCTGGGTATCGCCTCGTCGGTGACGATGTGGCTGCAGGCGCTGTGTTTCGCCGGCTACCTGTGGAAGACCCGGCGTTTCGCCCACCTGCGGCTGTTCGGCCATTTCGAGCCGCCGCGCTGGCGCGCGATCTGGGACCTGCTGCGTACCGGCCTGCCGATCGGCATCACCGTGCTCATGGAAGGCGGCCTGTTCATCATCACCGCGCTGCTGATCGGTCGTATCGGCGCGGTCGAGGCCAGCGCCCACCAGATCGCCATCAACGTCGCCCAGCTGTGTTTCATGATCCCGATGGGCGTGGCCGAGGCCACCACCGTGCGCGTCGGCCATGCGGTGGGCAGCAACGATCCGCTGGGCGTGCGCCGCGCCACCTGGGCCGGCTACGCGATCGTGCTGGTCACGCAGCTGCTGTCGATCACCGTGCTGCTGCTGGGCCACGACGCGGTGGTACGCCTGTACACCGACGACCTGGCGGTGGCCGCGCTGGCCTCCACCCTGCTGCTGTACGCGGCGGCCTTCCAGTTCCCCGATGGCATCCAGGTGCTGTCGGCCGGCGCGCTGCGCGGGCTCAAGGACACGCGCGTGCCGATGTTCATCGCCATGTTTGCGTACTGGGGCCTGGGCATGCCGCTCGGCGCCGGCCTCGGCCTGGGCCTGGGCTGGGGACCGCAGGGCATGTGGATCGGCCTGATCATGGGCCTGACCGCCGCCGCGGTGCTGATGGGCTGGCGCCTGCGGATCAGCAGCCAGCGCCTGTTCCTCCAGCCGGCCCCCTGA
- a CDS encoding signal peptide peptidase SppA, with product MPRRNPIARFFVGLWDVMNFTRRLILNLVFFGLLFLVLIVMMVAMGKGASSAKILQDRTTLVIAPEGRLVEQYSTDPVSRALAKAAGDNNAEEIQLRDLIRAIEAARDDKKIERVVLELDKLQPSGFASMREVAAALQELRASGKQLVAFSENMNQSQYLLAAQADEVYLDPMGSLLLEGLGRYRQYFRSGLQDKLGVDVHLFKVGEYKSAAEPYVLDAASPQAKEADLFWMNDVWQRYLGDIAKARKLDAAQLAAGIDTLPEGIAAAGGDLARFALQQKLVDGLKTREEVETLLTQRGVADSDAEGGFRQIALGDYLTQVDARRSPIDHRPQVAVVVAEGEIAGGDLPAGRVGGVSTSALLRAARDDDDVKAVVLRVDSPGGEVFASEQIRREVEALKAAGKPVVVSMGDLAASGGYWISMNADRIYADESTITGSIGIFGMIPNFARSLDKIGVHTDGVGTTRFAGAFDVTRPMDPAVGRVVQSVIDKGYADFTGKVAQARDRDVDAIDEVARGRVWSGAQAKERGLVDAFGGLKAAIADAAGRAKLGEPDKYRVNYIEKAATPFAQFMTGFAGSRAGAWMLSDSSLARLMLARTLPEMDAQLRFVEDAVKDRNGAPVKALAYCFCGL from the coding sequence CTGCCTCGCCGCAACCCCATCGCCCGCTTTTTCGTCGGGCTGTGGGACGTGATGAACTTCACCCGGCGGCTGATCCTCAACCTCGTGTTCTTCGGCCTGCTGTTCCTGGTGCTGATCGTGATGATGGTGGCGATGGGCAAGGGCGCATCGTCGGCCAAGATCCTGCAGGACCGCACCACCCTGGTGATCGCCCCGGAAGGCCGGCTGGTCGAGCAGTACAGCACCGATCCGGTGAGCCGCGCGCTGGCCAAGGCGGCGGGCGACAACAACGCCGAGGAGATCCAGCTGCGCGATCTGATCCGCGCCATCGAGGCCGCGCGCGACGACAAGAAGATCGAACGCGTGGTGCTGGAGCTGGACAAGCTGCAGCCCTCCGGCTTCGCCTCGATGCGCGAAGTGGCCGCCGCGCTGCAGGAACTGCGCGCCTCCGGCAAGCAGCTGGTGGCCTTCAGCGAGAACATGAACCAGTCGCAGTACCTGTTGGCCGCGCAGGCCGACGAGGTCTACCTGGACCCGATGGGCAGCCTGCTGCTCGAGGGGCTGGGCCGCTACCGCCAGTACTTCCGCAGCGGCCTGCAGGACAAGCTGGGCGTGGACGTGCACCTGTTCAAGGTGGGTGAGTACAAGTCGGCCGCCGAGCCCTACGTGCTCGATGCCGCTTCGCCGCAGGCCAAGGAAGCCGACCTGTTCTGGATGAACGACGTGTGGCAGCGCTACCTGGGCGACATCGCCAAGGCGCGCAAGCTCGACGCCGCGCAGCTGGCCGCCGGCATCGACACCCTGCCCGAGGGCATCGCCGCGGCCGGTGGCGACCTGGCGCGCTTCGCCCTGCAGCAGAAGCTGGTGGACGGGCTCAAGACCCGCGAGGAAGTGGAAACGCTGCTCACCCAGCGTGGCGTGGCCGACAGCGACGCCGAGGGCGGCTTCCGCCAGATCGCGCTGGGCGACTACCTGACCCAGGTCGATGCGCGCCGCTCGCCGATCGATCACCGTCCGCAGGTGGCGGTGGTGGTGGCCGAGGGCGAGATCGCCGGCGGCGACCTGCCGGCCGGCCGCGTTGGCGGCGTCTCCACCTCGGCGCTGCTGCGCGCCGCGCGCGACGACGACGACGTCAAGGCGGTGGTGCTGCGCGTGGATTCCCCGGGCGGCGAAGTCTTCGCCTCCGAGCAGATCCGCCGCGAGGTCGAGGCGCTCAAGGCCGCCGGCAAGCCGGTGGTGGTGTCGATGGGCGACCTGGCCGCGTCCGGTGGCTACTGGATCAGCATGAACGCCGACCGCATCTACGCCGACGAATCGACCATCACCGGTTCGATCGGCATCTTCGGCATGATTCCCAACTTCGCGCGCAGCCTGGACAAGATCGGCGTGCATACCGATGGCGTGGGTACCACCCGTTTCGCCGGCGCGTTCGACGTCACCCGGCCGATGGATCCGGCGGTGGGCCGCGTGGTGCAGTCGGTCATCGACAAGGGCTACGCCGACTTCACCGGCAAGGTGGCGCAGGCGCGCGACCGCGACGTGGATGCCATCGACGAGGTCGCGCGTGGCCGCGTGTGGAGTGGTGCGCAGGCCAAGGAACGCGGGCTGGTGGACGCGTTCGGTGGCCTCAAGGCCGCGATCGCCGATGCCGCCGGGCGCGCCAAGCTCGGCGAGCCGGACAAGTACCGGGTGAACTACATCGAGAAGGCGGCCACGCCGTTCGCGCAGTTCATGACCGGCTTCGCCGGCAGCCGCGCCGGCGCCTGGATGCTGTCCGATTCCAGCCTGGCGCGGTTGATGCTGGCGCGCACCCTGCCGGAAATGGACGCGCAGCTGCGCTTCGTCGAAGATGCGGTGAAGGACCGCAACGGCGCGCCGGTCAAGGCGCTGGCCTACTGCTTCTGCGGTCTGTAA
- a CDS encoding N-acylglucosamine 2-epimerase, which yields MNTPAPDFRSPAFLRAHIADTMAFYHPRCIDPAGGFFHYFKDDGSVYDARHRHLVSSTRFVFNYAMAYREFGNPEYLAAVKHGVDYLRNVHRNPATGGYAWTLRDGTVEDDMNHCYGVAFVLLAYSCALKAGIEQGRQWMDETWQLLETHFWEPRHGLYRDEADAHWNFTGYRGQNANMHMCEAMLAAFEASGERRYLERALQLADNMTRRQAAKAGGLVWEHYDADWNVDWHYNLDNPKHLFRPWGFQPGHQTEWAKLLMILDRHVEADWLLPTARHLFDSAVTRSWDATRGGLYYGFAPAGLQQALNEAQASARPAVDAGAAAEGPADICDDDKYFWVQAESLAAAALLARRTGDDAYWQWYGKLWAYSWEHFVDHTHGAWFRILDADNRKYDDEKSPAGKTDYHTMGACHEVLNVVREGMPG from the coding sequence ATGAACACTCCCGCTCCCGATTTCCGTTCCCCGGCCTTCCTGCGCGCGCACATCGCCGACACCATGGCGTTCTACCACCCGCGCTGCATCGACCCGGCCGGCGGCTTCTTCCACTACTTCAAGGACGATGGCAGCGTTTACGACGCCCGCCACCGCCACCTGGTCAGCAGCACCCGCTTCGTCTTCAACTACGCCATGGCCTACCGCGAGTTCGGCAACCCCGAGTACCTGGCCGCGGTGAAGCACGGCGTGGATTACCTGCGCAACGTGCACCGCAATCCGGCCACCGGCGGCTACGCCTGGACCCTGCGCGACGGCACGGTCGAGGACGACATGAACCACTGCTACGGCGTGGCCTTCGTGCTGCTGGCCTACAGCTGCGCGCTCAAGGCCGGCATCGAGCAGGGCCGGCAGTGGATGGACGAAACCTGGCAGCTGCTGGAAACGCACTTCTGGGAGCCGCGGCACGGCCTGTACCGCGACGAGGCCGACGCGCACTGGAACTTCACCGGCTACCGCGGCCAGAACGCCAACATGCACATGTGCGAGGCGATGCTGGCCGCCTTCGAGGCCAGCGGCGAGCGCCGCTACCTGGAGCGCGCGCTGCAGCTGGCCGACAACATGACCCGCCGCCAGGCGGCCAAGGCCGGCGGGCTGGTGTGGGAGCACTACGACGCCGACTGGAACGTCGACTGGCACTACAACCTCGACAACCCGAAGCACCTGTTCCGCCCCTGGGGCTTCCAGCCCGGCCACCAGACCGAGTGGGCCAAGCTGCTGATGATCCTGGACCGCCACGTCGAGGCCGACTGGCTGCTGCCGACCGCGCGCCACCTGTTCGACAGCGCCGTCACCCGTTCGTGGGACGCCACGCGTGGCGGCCTGTACTACGGCTTCGCACCGGCCGGGCTGCAGCAGGCGCTGAACGAAGCGCAAGCATCGGCGCGTCCGGCCGTGGATGCCGGGGCTGCTGCGGAGGGACCGGCGGATATCTGTGATGACGACAAGTACTTCTGGGTGCAGGCCGAATCGCTGGCCGCCGCCGCGCTGCTCGCCCGGCGCACCGGTGACGACGCGTACTGGCAGTGGTACGGGAAGCTGTGGGCGTATTCGTGGGAGCACTTCGTCGACCACACCCATGGCGCCTGGTTCCGCATCCTCGACGCCGACAACCGCAAGTACGACGACGAGAAGAGCCCGGCCGGCAAGACCGATTACCACACCATGGGCGCCTGCCACGAAGTGTTGAATGTGGTGCGCGAGGGCATGCCGGGCTGA
- a CDS encoding beta-mannosidase codes for MQVQLARIWRVLLPCLLCAFAGIAAAAPLQAQWSFRLLPGDAQLPAHPGLDTWRPAQVPGSVHDDLQTAGVIGDPYVGAAEAGLQWIGLADWEYRARFDVDAATLARRHAELRFDGLDTFAEVSLNGQPLLKADNAHRTWRARVDGRLRAQDNELRVVFRSPIRTLLPRVQAMPHKIAGNYPSPYGDEPKDAMVGNFARKPAYHFGWDWGPRYVTAGVWRPVHLDSWDQHRITDLAVRTDALDDQRARLGVLLQVERGATTGKASVAVDVLDPDGRRVASLEREVTLHPGQNTVQLPLEIAQPRRWWPVGYGAQDRYTVQARIDGGGDPAREALRRTGLRTVELRREADADGGQGFAFVINGVPVFAKGANVIPFESFPARVTRERLRRDLQAARDANMNMLRNWGGGYYESDDFFDITDELGLLVWQDFMFGGGMQPGYDPGFRTNVVAEARDNIRRLRHHPSIVLWCGNNEEETAWKDWGHGKALAAADPGFAAKVWQGYVDLFGNDLRQVVAEEALGVPYWSSSPGNDLDAKANDSRRGDKHYWDVWGGPALPTTAYLRETPRFMSEYGLQAWPQLSTVDAFATPDEQRIDGPVILAHQKFMAGQGNERLLHYIEREYGTPASFADFIYLSQVMQAEGIELAALHHRASRPYTMGSLYWQLNDVWPGASWSSLDYFGHWKALHYHARRFFAEVAVAALRDEDGVTRFRLLNDGRQPLTAQWRVRVMDVAGGEFARQQETITLAPMAATAVADLVDADLLKGHDPARSVAAFELLRDGEVVARRLVHFVPAREQALAAGQLRAELVADGGDYRLRLHADGLVRAVWVDFGDTGARVDDNAFDLLPGETRELRVDADARLDALRAALRVRTLGDTLHAASTSPHDPASTPRTR; via the coding sequence ATGCAAGTCCAGTTGGCAAGGATCTGGCGCGTGCTGCTGCCGTGCCTGCTGTGTGCCTTCGCCGGCATCGCCGCGGCCGCGCCGCTGCAGGCGCAGTGGAGCTTCCGCCTGTTGCCGGGCGATGCGCAGCTGCCGGCGCACCCCGGGCTCGATACCTGGCGCCCGGCGCAGGTGCCGGGCAGCGTGCATGACGACCTGCAGACGGCCGGCGTGATCGGCGATCCCTACGTGGGCGCGGCCGAGGCCGGGCTGCAGTGGATCGGCCTGGCCGACTGGGAATACCGCGCGCGTTTCGACGTCGACGCGGCCACGCTGGCGCGCCGCCATGCCGAACTGCGCTTCGACGGCCTGGACACCTTCGCCGAGGTCAGCCTCAACGGCCAGCCGCTGCTGAAGGCCGACAACGCGCACCGCACCTGGCGCGCGCGCGTCGACGGGCGCCTGCGCGCGCAGGACAACGAGCTGCGCGTCGTGTTCCGCTCGCCGATCCGCACCCTGCTGCCGCGGGTGCAGGCGATGCCGCACAAGATCGCCGGCAACTATCCCTCGCCCTATGGCGACGAGCCCAAGGACGCCATGGTCGGCAACTTCGCGCGCAAGCCGGCCTACCACTTCGGCTGGGACTGGGGCCCGCGCTACGTCACCGCCGGCGTATGGCGGCCAGTGCACCTGGACAGCTGGGACCAGCACCGCATCACCGACCTGGCCGTGCGCACCGACGCGCTGGATGACCAGCGCGCGCGCCTGGGTGTGCTGCTGCAGGTGGAGCGGGGCGCCACGACCGGCAAGGCCAGCGTCGCAGTGGATGTGCTCGACCCCGACGGGCGCCGCGTCGCCAGCCTCGAACGCGAAGTCACCCTGCATCCCGGCCAGAACACGGTGCAACTGCCGCTGGAGATCGCGCAGCCGCGGCGCTGGTGGCCGGTGGGCTATGGCGCACAGGACCGCTACACCGTGCAGGCGCGCATCGATGGCGGTGGCGATCCGGCGCGCGAAGCGCTGCGGCGCACCGGCCTGCGCACGGTGGAACTGCGCCGCGAGGCGGACGCCGATGGCGGCCAGGGCTTCGCCTTCGTCATCAACGGTGTGCCGGTGTTCGCCAAGGGCGCCAACGTCATTCCGTTCGAATCGTTCCCGGCGCGGGTCACCCGCGAGCGTCTGCGCCGCGACCTGCAGGCCGCGCGCGACGCCAACATGAACATGCTGCGCAACTGGGGTGGCGGCTACTACGAGAGCGACGACTTCTTCGACATCACCGACGAACTGGGGCTGCTGGTGTGGCAGGACTTCATGTTCGGTGGCGGCATGCAGCCCGGCTACGACCCGGGGTTCCGCACCAACGTGGTGGCCGAGGCGCGCGACAACATCCGCCGCCTGCGCCACCACCCGAGCATCGTGCTGTGGTGCGGCAACAACGAAGAGGAAACCGCGTGGAAGGACTGGGGGCACGGCAAGGCGCTGGCCGCCGCCGACCCCGGGTTCGCGGCCAAGGTGTGGCAGGGCTACGTGGACCTGTTCGGCAACGACCTGCGCCAGGTGGTGGCCGAGGAGGCGCTGGGCGTGCCCTACTGGTCCAGCTCCCCGGGCAACGACCTGGACGCCAAGGCCAACGACTCCCGGCGCGGCGACAAGCACTACTGGGATGTGTGGGGCGGCCCGGCGCTGCCGACGACCGCCTACCTGCGCGAGACGCCGCGCTTCATGTCCGAGTACGGCCTGCAGGCGTGGCCGCAGCTGTCCACGGTGGACGCATTTGCCACGCCCGACGAGCAGCGCATCGACGGGCCGGTGATCCTTGCCCACCAGAAGTTCATGGCCGGCCAGGGCAACGAACGCCTGCTGCACTACATCGAGCGCGAGTACGGCACGCCGGCCTCGTTCGCCGATTTCATCTACCTCAGCCAGGTGATGCAGGCCGAGGGCATTGAACTGGCGGCGCTGCACCACCGCGCCTCGCGGCCGTACACGATGGGCTCGCTGTACTGGCAGCTCAACGACGTGTGGCCGGGCGCGTCATGGTCGAGCCTGGATTACTTCGGCCACTGGAAGGCGCTGCATTACCACGCGCGCCGCTTCTTCGCCGAGGTGGCCGTGGCGGCGCTGCGCGACGAGGACGGCGTCACCCGCTTCCGCCTGCTCAACGATGGCCGCCAGCCGCTCACCGCGCAGTGGCGCGTGCGGGTCATGGACGTGGCCGGTGGCGAGTTCGCGCGCCAGCAGGAAACCATCACCCTGGCGCCGATGGCCGCGACCGCGGTGGCCGATCTGGTCGATGCCGACCTGCTCAAGGGCCACGACCCGGCACGCAGCGTGGCGGCGTTCGAGCTGCTGCGCGACGGCGAGGTGGTCGCGCGGCGGCTGGTGCATTTCGTGCCGGCCAGGGAACAGGCGCTGGCCGCCGGCCAGCTGCGCGCCGAGCTGGTTGCCGACGGCGGCGACTATCGCCTGCGACTGCACGCCGATGGCCTGGTGCGCGCGGTGTGGGTCGATTTCGGCGACACCGGCGCCCGCGTGGACGACAACGCCTTCGACCTGCTGCCGGGCGAAACCCGCGAGCTGCGCGTGGACGCCGACGCCCGTCTCGACGCACTGCGCGCCGCGCTGCGCGTGCGCACCCTGGGCGACACCCTGCACGCCGCTTCCACTTCCCCGCACGACCCCGCTTCCACCCCGAGGACCCGATGA
- a CDS encoding primosomal protein N': MPTCPTLRIALPVPLPQTFDYLPPPGSPAPDAGDAGRRIKVPFGNRELVGMVEGIGTVQDPATLREALQWLDGPPLLGGELYASLRWLARYAHAPLGEVVATALPAPLRRGEPLPDTQDWGWELTAAGREGLSRLRAGSRPRRLAELLGDGPLAEDALAARMDGWREAGRALLKRGFAQRVALAAAPAVAQPLPGLDPNPQQHTAIAAITAADGFQPFLLDGVTGSGKTEVYLQAIARCLAQGRQALVLVPEIGLTPQMLARFRGRLGIAVHALHSGLNDNERARVWAAAARGQARVIVGTRSAVFTPLPQAGLLIVDEEHDGSYKQQDGIRYHARDFALVRGKALDVPVVLGSATPSLESLHNARAGRYTHLRLQQRAGDARPPAVRVFDVRKRPLQDGLSPEVLAGIDQHLRAGNQVLVFKNRRGYAPVLLCHDCGWTAPCSRCSTPLHTTPMTVHGAGRRLQCHHCGARAPVPLACPDCASLALQPQGIGTERLEERLLQLFPDFPVLRIDRGTTARRDALEQTLATLGAQPGILVGTQILAKGHDLPRLTLVVVVGIDEGLFSADFRASEKLAQQLIQVAGRAGRADRPGEVWLQTHHPDNALLHTLVNGGYHAFADAELAQREAAGFPPFAHLALIRAEARQVEHANAFLATVKQAVPDASPVECYGPMPAPMPRRAGFQRTQLLLSATQRRALHGLLDTLMPQVYPLPQARRVRWSLDVDPMDLY; encoded by the coding sequence ATGCCCACCTGCCCCACCCTGCGCATCGCGCTGCCGGTTCCGTTGCCGCAGACCTTCGATTACCTGCCCCCGCCCGGCAGTCCGGCGCCGGACGCCGGCGATGCCGGGCGCCGGATCAAGGTGCCGTTCGGCAACCGCGAGCTGGTCGGCATGGTCGAGGGCATCGGCACGGTGCAGGACCCGGCGACCCTGCGCGAGGCGCTGCAATGGCTGGATGGCCCGCCGCTGCTCGGCGGTGAACTGTATGCCTCGCTGCGCTGGCTGGCGCGCTATGCACATGCGCCGCTCGGCGAGGTGGTCGCCACCGCGCTGCCGGCGCCCCTGCGGCGCGGCGAACCGCTGCCCGATACCCAGGACTGGGGCTGGGAACTGACCGCGGCCGGTCGCGAGGGCCTGTCGCGGCTGCGCGCGGGCAGCCGGCCGCGACGCCTGGCCGAGCTGCTCGGCGACGGTCCCCTGGCCGAGGATGCGCTGGCCGCGCGCATGGACGGCTGGCGCGAGGCCGGGCGCGCCCTGCTCAAGCGCGGCTTCGCGCAGCGCGTGGCGCTGGCGGCGGCACCGGCGGTTGCGCAGCCGCTGCCGGGGCTGGACCCCAACCCGCAGCAGCACACGGCGATCGCGGCGATCACCGCGGCCGACGGCTTCCAGCCCTTCCTGCTGGACGGGGTCACCGGCAGCGGCAAGACCGAGGTCTACCTGCAGGCCATCGCCCGCTGCCTGGCGCAGGGCCGGCAGGCGCTGGTGCTGGTACCGGAGATCGGCCTGACCCCGCAGATGCTGGCGCGCTTCCGCGGCCGCCTGGGCATCGCCGTGCACGCGCTGCATTCGGGACTGAACGACAACGAGCGCGCACGGGTGTGGGCGGCGGCCGCGCGCGGCCAGGCGCGGGTGATCGTCGGCACCCGCTCGGCGGTGTTCACGCCGCTGCCGCAGGCCGGGCTGCTGATCGTCGACGAGGAACACGACGGCAGCTACAAGCAGCAGGACGGCATCCGCTACCACGCCCGCGACTTCGCCCTGGTGCGCGGCAAGGCGCTGGACGTGCCGGTGGTGCTGGGCAGCGCCACGCCGTCGCTGGAATCGCTGCACAACGCGCGTGCCGGCCGCTACACCCACCTGCGCCTGCAGCAGCGCGCCGGCGACGCGCGACCGCCGGCGGTGCGGGTGTTCGACGTGCGCAAGCGGCCACTGCAGGACGGCCTCTCGCCGGAAGTGCTGGCCGGCATCGACCAGCACCTGCGTGCCGGCAACCAGGTACTGGTGTTCAAGAACCGGCGGGGTTACGCGCCGGTGCTGTTGTGCCACGACTGCGGCTGGACCGCGCCGTGCAGCCGCTGCAGCACGCCGTTGCACACCACCCCGATGACCGTGCATGGCGCCGGGCGCCGCCTGCAGTGCCACCATTGCGGCGCGCGCGCGCCGGTGCCGCTGGCCTGCCCGGACTGCGCCAGCCTGGCGCTGCAGCCGCAGGGCATCGGCACCGAGCGGCTGGAGGAGCGGCTGCTGCAGCTGTTCCCGGATTTCCCGGTGCTGCGCATCGACCGCGGCACCACCGCCCGCCGCGACGCGCTGGAACAGACCCTGGCCACCCTCGGCGCGCAACCCGGCATCCTGGTCGGCACCCAGATCCTGGCCAAGGGCCACGACCTGCCGCGGCTGACCCTGGTGGTGGTGGTGGGGATCGACGAAGGCCTGTTCTCGGCCGACTTCCGCGCCAGCGAGAAGCTGGCCCAGCAGTTGATCCAGGTCGCCGGCCGCGCCGGCCGCGCCGACCGCCCCGGCGAGGTCTGGCTGCAGACCCACCACCCGGACAACGCGTTGCTGCACACGCTGGTCAACGGCGGCTACCACGCCTTCGCCGATGCCGAACTGGCGCAGCGCGAAGCCGCCGGCTTCCCGCCGTTCGCGCATCTGGCGCTGATCCGCGCCGAGGCCAGGCAGGTGGAGCATGCCAATGCGTTCCTGGCCACGGTGAAACAGGCCGTTCCCGACGCCAGCCCGGTCGAATGCTACGGCCCGATGCCGGCGCCGATGCCGCGCCGCGCCGGTTTCCAGCGTACCCAGCTGCTGCTGTCGGCCACGCAGCGGCGTGCGCTGCACGGCCTGCTCGACACGCTGATGCCGCAGGTCTACCCGCTGCCGCAGGCACGGCGCGTGCGCTGGTCGCTGGACGTGGACCCGATGGACCTGTATTGA
- a CDS encoding serine hydrolase gives MSTTLCRLLLLALLALLAGAPATAASLADANAAARDFVRATMKARGIPGLQVAVVRDGRVVFSESHGLANVENRVPVEPTTLFPINSATKAFTGVAVMQLEQAGRVDLEAPISTYLADLPPAWRGIRVRQLLAHTSGLPDIVDAQGLVGTGAEPDAWQAVAAMPLQAAPGERFAYNQTNYGLLARIVEAQGAMPYAAFVAEHQFAPLRMRRSRFGDSYDLVAGAATVYSFLPRRSDAPGMPARLSHWFYDVPHGLWAGGGIQTTANELAQWLVGLMQGRLLDAGVRERMWAPERLNNGGLGDWAAGWPVAGAAPHREVTSMGGARAAFRIYPDEGLAVVVLTNLVGADPQDFIAGIAGFYRTVPAAAAR, from the coding sequence ATGTCGACCACGCTCTGCCGGCTGTTGCTGCTGGCGCTACTTGCCCTGCTGGCCGGCGCGCCGGCCACCGCCGCTTCCCTGGCCGATGCCAATGCCGCCGCCCGCGACTTCGTCCGCGCGACCATGAAGGCGCGGGGCATCCCGGGCCTGCAGGTCGCGGTGGTCCGCGATGGTCGCGTGGTGTTCTCCGAAAGCCACGGCCTGGCCAATGTTGAGAACCGCGTGCCGGTCGAACCCACGACCCTGTTCCCGATCAACTCCGCGACCAAGGCCTTCACCGGCGTGGCGGTGATGCAGCTGGAGCAGGCCGGGCGCGTCGACCTGGAGGCGCCGATCTCGACCTACCTGGCGGACCTGCCGCCGGCGTGGCGTGGGATCCGCGTGCGCCAGCTGCTCGCGCATACCTCCGGGTTGCCGGACATCGTCGACGCGCAGGGGCTGGTCGGCACCGGCGCGGAGCCGGACGCGTGGCAGGCGGTGGCGGCGATGCCGCTGCAGGCCGCGCCGGGCGAGCGCTTCGCCTACAACCAGACCAACTACGGGCTGCTGGCGCGGATCGTCGAAGCGCAGGGCGCGATGCCGTACGCGGCGTTCGTCGCTGAACACCAGTTCGCGCCGCTGCGGATGCGCCGTTCGCGCTTCGGCGACAGCTACGACCTGGTCGCCGGTGCGGCCACCGTGTACAGCTTCCTGCCGCGCCGGAGCGATGCGCCGGGCATGCCCGCGCGGCTGTCGCACTGGTTCTACGACGTGCCGCACGGGCTGTGGGCGGGCGGCGGGATCCAGACCACCGCCAACGAACTGGCGCAGTGGCTGGTGGGGCTGATGCAGGGGCGGCTGCTCGATGCGGGTGTGCGCGAGCGCATGTGGGCGCCGGAGCGGTTGAACAATGGCGGCCTGGGCGACTGGGCCGCCGGCTGGCCGGTGGCCGGCGCCGCCCCGCATCGCGAAGTGACCAGCATGGGCGGCGCCCGCGCGGCCTTCCGCATCTATCCCGACGAGGGCCTGGCGGTGGTCGTGCTGACCAACCTGGTCGGTGCCGACCCGCAGGATTTCATCGCCGGGATCGCCGGGTTCTATCGCACGGTGCCGGCCGCCGCGGCGCGCTGA